The Halorientalis sp. IM1011 genome window below encodes:
- a CDS encoding cobalt-precorrin-7 (C(5))-methyltransferase, whose protein sequence is MSDAESEEYDLDSGPDPADFAASAPEAADADEPIHAVGIGPGNPEFLTPRGRRAVADADVVVGFETVVEFVADLTDADLLTCGYRDEGETLARFAERVADGETGTAVLMGDPNHSGYQFLGKVERAVENEGAGPVRVIPGISALQVAASMARTPMEDSEFVTLHKSGDLSADLDRLRDAVGERHLLVLPRPYDLMPGDVAAELLDAGAPDDLDALVLERLTHEDESITRTTLGGLADHAGGDGSEETPFSDLSVLVVRRT, encoded by the coding sequence ATGAGCGACGCCGAAAGCGAGGAGTACGACCTGGATTCCGGTCCGGACCCCGCGGACTTCGCGGCGAGCGCGCCGGAAGCGGCCGATGCTGACGAGCCGATCCACGCCGTGGGTATCGGCCCCGGAAACCCCGAGTTCCTGACGCCGCGCGGTCGGCGGGCCGTCGCGGACGCGGACGTGGTGGTCGGCTTCGAGACGGTCGTCGAGTTCGTCGCCGACCTGACCGACGCCGACTTGCTTACCTGTGGCTACCGCGACGAGGGTGAGACGCTCGCCCGGTTCGCCGAGCGGGTCGCCGACGGCGAGACCGGGACGGCGGTGCTGATGGGCGACCCGAACCATTCGGGCTACCAGTTCCTCGGGAAGGTCGAGCGGGCCGTCGAGAACGAGGGTGCGGGACCTGTCCGCGTGATACCCGGAATCTCCGCGCTACAGGTGGCCGCCTCCATGGCCCGAACACCGATGGAGGACAGCGAATTCGTGACCCTGCACAAGAGCGGTGATCTATCGGCCGATCTCGACCGGCTCCGGGATGCGGTCGGCGAGCGACACCTGCTCGTCCTGCCGCGCCCCTACGATCTGATGCCCGGCGACGTAGCCGCCGAGTTGCTGGACGCGGGCGCGCCGGACGATCTCGACGCGCTCGTGCTGGAACGGCTGACCCACGAGGACGAGTCGATCACGCGGACGACGCTCGGGGGGCTGGCCGACCACGCTGGCGGCGACGGATCGGAGGAGACGCCATTCTCGGACCTGTCGGTACTGGTCGTGCGACGAACGTAG
- a CDS encoding precorrin-8X methylmutase: MTTDGATPEESRDGGGATADADGSEFEAYADLGATTENAMEIAETSMDRVRELVPDETLADRIRQKSVHATGDPEFQHLVRFTGETEDEPVVAGARAVLDERPIVTDITMVKEGITGRGHDCPVRKAIGNGAELAAETGMTRTAASVLELDREGVYDDAVAVVGNAPTAALALADCIEDGTRPAVVVATPVGFVKAAESRKRLREVAAAHGVPAITNVGRRGGSGLAAGLTNELVHVASDHRSGDLTNVDLDR, translated from the coding sequence ATGACGACTGATGGCGCGACTCCGGAGGAGTCGCGAGACGGAGGCGGTGCAACCGCCGACGCGGATGGCTCGGAGTTCGAGGCGTACGCCGACCTCGGCGCGACCACCGAGAACGCCATGGAGATCGCCGAGACCTCGATGGACCGCGTGCGCGAACTCGTCCCCGACGAGACGCTGGCGGACCGCATCAGACAGAAATCGGTCCACGCCACGGGCGACCCCGAGTTCCAGCACCTCGTCCGGTTCACCGGCGAGACCGAGGACGAGCCCGTCGTCGCGGGCGCGCGAGCCGTCCTCGACGAACGGCCCATTGTCACCGACATCACGATGGTCAAGGAGGGCATCACCGGCCGCGGCCACGACTGCCCGGTCCGGAAGGCCATCGGCAACGGCGCGGAGCTGGCCGCCGAGACCGGGATGACCCGCACCGCCGCCTCGGTGCTGGAACTCGACCGCGAGGGCGTCTACGACGACGCGGTTGCCGTCGTGGGCAACGCACCGACTGCGGCGCTGGCGCTGGCCGACTGCATCGAGGACGGCACGCGGCCGGCCGTCGTCGTCGCGACGCCGGTCGGGTTCGTCAAGGCCGCGGAGAGCCGGAAGCGACTCCGGGAAGTCGCCGCCGCCCACGGCGTGCCAGCGATCACGAACGTCGGCCGGCGCGGCGGAAGCGGGCTGGCGGCCGGGCTGACGAACGAACTGGTTCACGTCGCCAGCGACCACCGCTCCGGTGACCTGACGAACGTCGACCTGGACCGATGA
- the cobN gene encoding cobaltochelatase subunit CobN, protein MPKIGLYTATENELGAVQRAAAEVDVDLVVRSDGDLDGVDDVDAFVDELTDATAVVFWLHGGQDSMPGYDHARERLAEAGVPLIVESTGDAFAIEDTTVASGERERVCEYLDRGGTANVANCLRYLVATYDPAADPAYDDPVTLPTEGVYHPDHPAASYDELVETFDPDAPTVAIWFYESHWTHENTRYVDAQVRAVEAEGANALPIFCEPATDADGQWDAERVTEEWLLDARGEPVVDAVLSSFMFSLSMDERGRSADDEGDSAEDVFLDRLGVPVIQTVTTMRSRSRYEASDTGVMGFELALSVALPEFDGNVITHPISGKERTDDAADIGSAPKQHFPIDDRVDHAARLAVNWAELRHTPNEDKQVAVVLHNYPPSDDGIGTAFGLDSPESTVNLLDELRARGYEMGGDVPTDGQSLIDDLTAQLTLDDRWVAPEDVRELSVDTVAPGQYTDWFDDKDDRFRENVIEEWGEAPDRPFAIPGVEFDNVLVTVQPPRGFGMDPSKVYHDSDLQPPHDYVAFYEWLKREFAADAVVHLGTHGSLEWLPGKTVGLDGESAPDQLIDAVPNIYPYIINNPGEGTQAKRRSYAAVVDYLTPVMSNAGTYDDLADLEELADRYREAGMEDARTDDGKALADRIREAVDDLDLAVELGIAGEIDEKADVRGPDEAGSTLAEGTVEGDDVAIDDLVERIHEYLTDVKTTQIRLGLHTMGEPPEDDRLTEYLVALTRLDNPGGPSLREAVAGVLGIDYQRMLDEPGTYDDELGMTYAQAADEVYETSLDLVETLAAHDFDVPESELAEGDSEVNMNLLVVDIDPLGDARAQSGAHDDLREALSFICEEAAPRVAGAEDEIPRTADALAGEYVPPGGSGAPTRGGVDLLPTARNFYTLDPRKVPAKSAWDVGREVADGVAVRHHDEEGEYPEEIGVVAWGTPTVRTRGETIAQVLALMGVEPQWTDAGRVDGVEPIPLEELDRPRIDVTTRVSGLFRDAFPAAAGVIHDAVDAVVDLDEPHEMNYVKKHVEEEAEKLEADGLDPDEARDAATHRVFTTRPGGYGAGTNKAVDEGNWDDRGDLADVYVQWGGYAMGSRGKVSEAHDAFERRLGNVDATVKIEDTAEQDEFDSSDWYAFHGGFITAVAETSGEEPASYVGDSADPDNVDVYTNEEKVRKAMRARVLNPEWLDSMEEHGYKGAGDLSTTVDVVLGWDATTGVVSDHLWADVAEKFAFDEERQDWLKDVNPWALDSITDTLLEAIDRGLWDADTELEDRLRDINLDVDGDLEARAAADRAGHDSEEVTSDDD, encoded by the coding sequence ATGCCGAAGATCGGGTTATACACCGCGACGGAGAACGAACTGGGCGCGGTCCAGCGTGCGGCCGCAGAGGTCGATGTCGACCTGGTCGTGCGCTCGGACGGGGACCTCGACGGCGTGGACGACGTAGACGCGTTCGTCGACGAACTGACCGACGCGACGGCGGTCGTGTTCTGGCTCCACGGCGGCCAGGACAGCATGCCTGGGTACGATCACGCCCGCGAGCGCCTTGCCGAGGCGGGCGTCCCGCTGATCGTCGAGTCGACCGGCGACGCCTTCGCCATCGAGGACACGACGGTCGCCAGCGGCGAGCGCGAGCGGGTCTGTGAGTACCTGGACCGTGGCGGCACCGCGAACGTCGCCAACTGCCTGCGCTATCTGGTCGCCACCTACGACCCCGCGGCCGACCCCGCGTACGACGATCCCGTGACCCTCCCGACGGAGGGAGTCTACCACCCGGATCACCCGGCGGCGAGCTACGACGAACTGGTCGAGACGTTCGACCCCGACGCGCCGACCGTGGCGATCTGGTTCTACGAGTCTCACTGGACCCACGAGAACACCCGCTACGTCGACGCGCAGGTTCGCGCCGTCGAAGCGGAGGGGGCAAACGCCCTGCCGATTTTCTGTGAGCCCGCCACCGACGCCGACGGACAGTGGGACGCCGAGCGCGTCACCGAGGAGTGGTTGCTGGACGCTCGCGGCGAGCCCGTGGTCGACGCCGTCCTCTCCTCGTTCATGTTCTCGCTGTCGATGGACGAGCGCGGCCGCAGCGCCGACGACGAGGGCGACAGCGCCGAGGACGTGTTCCTCGACAGGCTGGGCGTCCCGGTCATCCAGACCGTGACGACGATGCGCTCGCGCTCGCGGTACGAGGCGAGCGACACCGGCGTGATGGGCTTCGAGCTGGCCCTCTCCGTCGCCCTCCCGGAGTTCGACGGCAACGTCATCACCCACCCGATCAGCGGGAAGGAGCGCACCGACGACGCGGCCGACATCGGCAGTGCCCCGAAACAGCACTTCCCCATCGACGACCGCGTGGACCACGCCGCCCGCCTGGCGGTCAACTGGGCCGAACTGCGTCACACCCCCAACGAGGACAAGCAGGTCGCCGTCGTCCTCCACAACTACCCGCCCAGCGACGACGGCATCGGGACCGCCTTCGGGCTCGACAGTCCGGAGAGTACGGTCAACCTCCTCGACGAGCTACGGGCCCGAGGGTACGAGATGGGCGGCGACGTTCCGACTGACGGCCAGTCACTGATCGACGACCTCACCGCGCAGTTGACCCTCGACGACCGCTGGGTCGCGCCCGAGGACGTACGGGAGCTCTCGGTCGATACCGTCGCACCCGGGCAGTACACGGACTGGTTCGACGACAAAGACGACCGCTTCCGGGAGAACGTTATCGAGGAGTGGGGCGAGGCCCCCGACCGGCCGTTCGCCATCCCGGGCGTCGAGTTCGACAACGTCCTCGTCACCGTCCAGCCCCCGCGCGGGTTCGGCATGGACCCCTCGAAGGTCTACCACGACTCGGACCTCCAGCCGCCCCACGACTACGTGGCCTTCTACGAGTGGCTCAAGCGGGAGTTCGCCGCCGACGCCGTCGTCCATCTGGGCACCCACGGCAGTCTGGAGTGGCTCCCCGGCAAGACCGTCGGGCTGGACGGCGAGAGCGCGCCCGACCAGCTGATCGACGCCGTGCCCAACATCTACCCCTACATCATCAACAACCCCGGCGAGGGGACCCAGGCCAAGCGCCGATCCTACGCCGCGGTCGTCGACTATCTGACGCCGGTGATGTCCAACGCCGGCACCTACGACGACCTGGCCGACCTGGAGGAACTCGCGGACCGCTACCGCGAGGCCGGGATGGAGGACGCCCGCACGGACGACGGCAAAGCGCTGGCTGATCGGATCCGCGAGGCGGTCGACGACCTCGATCTGGCCGTCGAGTTGGGGATCGCAGGGGAGATCGACGAGAAGGCAGATGTCAGGGGGCCCGACGAGGCCGGGTCGACGCTCGCGGAGGGCACCGTCGAGGGCGACGACGTGGCTATCGACGACCTCGTCGAGCGCATCCACGAGTACCTGACGGACGTGAAGACGACTCAGATCAGGCTCGGACTGCACACGATGGGTGAACCACCCGAAGACGACCGGCTGACGGAGTACCTGGTCGCGCTGACGCGACTGGACAATCCCGGCGGACCGAGCCTCCGGGAAGCCGTCGCGGGCGTGCTCGGGATCGACTACCAGCGGATGCTCGACGAACCCGGGACCTACGACGACGAACTGGGCATGACCTACGCGCAGGCCGCCGACGAGGTGTACGAGACCAGCCTCGATCTGGTGGAGACGCTGGCCGCCCACGACTTCGACGTGCCCGAGAGCGAACTCGCCGAGGGCGACAGCGAGGTCAACATGAACCTGCTCGTGGTCGATATCGATCCGCTCGGGGACGCTCGCGCGCAGTCCGGCGCACACGACGACCTGCGCGAGGCACTCTCGTTCATCTGTGAGGAGGCCGCGCCGCGCGTGGCGGGGGCGGAAGACGAGATCCCCCGCACCGCGGACGCACTGGCCGGCGAGTACGTTCCGCCGGGCGGGTCGGGCGCGCCGACCCGGGGCGGCGTCGACTTGCTCCCGACGGCGCGGAACTTCTACACGCTCGACCCCCGGAAGGTCCCGGCCAAGAGCGCGTGGGACGTGGGCCGGGAGGTCGCCGACGGCGTTGCTGTACGACACCACGACGAGGAAGGCGAATACCCCGAGGAGATCGGCGTGGTCGCGTGGGGCACCCCGACCGTCCGGACCCGCGGCGAGACCATCGCACAGGTGCTGGCCCTGATGGGCGTCGAACCGCAGTGGACCGACGCCGGCCGAGTCGACGGTGTGGAACCGATCCCGCTGGAGGAACTCGACAGACCCAGAATCGACGTGACGACCAGGGTTTCGGGGTTGTTCCGGGACGCCTTCCCCGCGGCGGCGGGCGTGATCCACGACGCCGTCGACGCCGTGGTCGACCTGGACGAACCCCACGAGATGAACTACGTCAAGAAACACGTCGAGGAGGAGGCCGAGAAACTGGAGGCCGACGGACTCGACCCCGACGAGGCTCGCGACGCGGCGACACACCGCGTGTTCACGACGCGACCCGGCGGCTACGGCGCGGGGACGAACAAGGCCGTCGACGAGGGCAACTGGGACGACCGCGGCGACCTCGCCGACGTGTACGTCCAGTGGGGCGGCTACGCGATGGGGTCCCGTGGAAAGGTCTCCGAGGCCCACGACGCGTTCGAGCGCCGCCTCGGCAACGTCGACGCGACCGTCAAGATCGAGGATACGGCCGAACAGGACGAGTTCGACTCCTCGGACTGGTACGCCTTCCACGGCGGATTCATCACCGCTGTCGCCGAGACCAGCGGCGAGGAACCCGCGTCCTACGTGGGCGACTCGGCCGATCCGGACAACGTGGACGTCTACACCAACGAGGAGAAGGTCCGGAAGGCGATGCGCGCCCGGGTCCTCAATCCGGAGTGGCTCGACTCCATGGAGGAGCACGGCTACAAGGGCGCTGGCGACCTCTCGACCACCGTCGACGTGGTGCTCGGCTGGGACGCCACCACCGGCGTCGTCTCGGACCACCTCTGGGCGGACGTGGCCGAGAAGTTCGCCTTCGACGAGGAGCGCCAGGACTGGTTGAAGGACGTGAATCCGTGGGCGCTGGACTCGATCACCGACACCCTGCTGGAAGCCATCGACCGCGGGCTCTGGGACGCCGACACCGAGTTGGAGGACCGGTTGCGTGACATCAACCTCGACGTAGACGGTGATCTGGAGGCGCGGGCGGCTGCGGACCGCGCCGGTCACGATTCCGAGGAGGTGACCAGCGATGACGACTGA
- a CDS encoding VWA domain-containing protein: MVDYAHGKKASQGRAESGGSRPGFGEIVGQTEFKRALLATAANADLDGLLVSGEKGTAKSTAVRALADLLPDQRAVADCPYGCPPEDPDRQCSDCRERDDPPVEERSVPLVTLPLGATRDRVVGTLSVEDALDGESEFEPGLLARANRGILYVDEVNLLDDHLVDVLLDAAASGVNRVERDGVSVVHPAEFTLIGTMNPEEGDLRPQLRDRFALQATVTGCREIDDRVAIIRQALGEHEGMAADDDPAARLRRARATLPDVTLPDEFAAEIAELCRDAGVDGHRGDIAMARAARAFAALDGRARVIASDVRRAAELALPHRLQSRPFEDAPDPEDVLDDHFDEADGDEADSPDDGDGTGDADDGQGEPDDADDERTPEAGTGDDGAESGSGGEGSTDGTADGGGDGRDDGRDGSGESDSRPSPTADGGTGRSNAMPESGGDADGTGESDDADPEGDDDANEATDPATPLLPGQRRADVGDAEAPELSTPEAIDNAGGDSGRGSRARSTPSPDAEGSRVRTTRADASDSVDAAASVRAAARRGGSAVESRDLRQSVRAGETGALVLFVVDASASMRGAMRTAKGTVLKLLEDAYQQRDEVGFVAVAGDGAEVVLPPTDSVTRAARHLKDLPTGDRTPLPDGLRTARTVLDRADPEAAVVVLVTDGRANVADGSPTAETRTAARELAATDAETVVVDAGDGARAGVTDLVCETLDATRVPLSALSADRVADAVGRN; the protein is encoded by the coding sequence ATGGTTGATTACGCCCACGGCAAAAAAGCTTCGCAGGGCCGGGCGGAGAGTGGAGGTAGCCGGCCGGGCTTCGGCGAAATCGTCGGGCAAACGGAGTTCAAGCGGGCTTTACTCGCGACCGCGGCGAACGCCGACCTCGACGGGTTACTCGTCTCCGGCGAGAAGGGGACGGCCAAGTCGACGGCCGTCCGCGCGCTGGCCGATCTCCTCCCCGACCAGCGTGCGGTCGCCGACTGTCCGTACGGCTGCCCGCCCGAGGACCCCGACCGGCAGTGCTCGGACTGCCGGGAGCGCGACGACCCGCCAGTCGAGGAGCGGTCGGTCCCGCTCGTGACGCTCCCGCTCGGGGCGACCCGTGATCGGGTCGTCGGGACGCTCTCGGTGGAAGATGCCCTCGACGGCGAGAGTGAGTTCGAGCCCGGACTGCTGGCGCGGGCCAACCGCGGCATCCTCTACGTCGACGAGGTGAATCTGCTGGACGATCACCTCGTCGACGTGTTGCTCGACGCAGCCGCGAGCGGTGTCAACCGCGTCGAGCGCGACGGCGTGAGCGTCGTCCACCCAGCGGAGTTCACGCTGATCGGGACGATGAACCCCGAGGAGGGCGATCTGCGCCCCCAGCTACGGGATCGGTTCGCCCTTCAGGCAACGGTGACGGGCTGTCGCGAGATCGACGACCGCGTGGCGATCATCCGGCAGGCCCTCGGGGAGCACGAGGGTATGGCGGCTGATGACGATCCCGCGGCGCGACTCCGGCGTGCCCGCGCGACCCTTCCGGACGTGACGCTCCCGGACGAGTTCGCGGCCGAGATCGCCGAGTTGTGCCGGGATGCTGGCGTCGACGGCCACCGCGGGGATATCGCGATGGCACGGGCCGCCCGCGCGTTCGCGGCACTCGACGGCCGCGCGCGAGTGATCGCGTCGGACGTGCGGCGGGCCGCCGAACTGGCATTGCCCCACCGGCTCCAGTCGCGCCCCTTCGAAGATGCGCCGGATCCGGAGGACGTACTCGACGACCACTTCGATGAGGCTGACGGCGACGAAGCCGACAGTCCCGACGACGGCGACGGAACCGGCGACGCCGACGACGGACAGGGCGAACCCGACGATGCGGACGACGAACGGACACCGGAGGCGGGGACAGGTGACGACGGAGCTGAGTCCGGGTCCGGCGGAGAGGGATCGACGGACGGCACTGCGGACGGGGGCGGCGACGGGAGAGACGACGGACGGGACGGAAGCGGCGAGTCGGATTCCCGACCATCGCCGACCGCTGACGGTGGGACGGGCCGAAGCAACGCGATGCCCGAGAGCGGCGGAGATGCGGACGGAACGGGCGAGAGTGACGACGCAGATCCGGAGGGTGACGACGATGCGAACGAGGCGACAGACCCCGCGACGCCGTTGCTTCCCGGACAGCGCCGGGCGGATGTCGGGGATGCGGAGGCACCGGAGCTCTCGACGCCCGAAGCGATCGACAATGCGGGCGGTGATTCCGGGCGTGGCTCGCGTGCTCGGTCGACGCCGAGTCCGGACGCCGAGGGATCGCGGGTGCGGACGACGCGGGCCGACGCGAGCGACAGCGTCGACGCGGCGGCCTCGGTCCGGGCGGCGGCCCGGCGGGGCGGGTCGGCGGTCGAGTCGCGCGACCTCAGACAGTCCGTCAGAGCGGGCGAGACGGGTGCACTCGTGCTGTTCGTCGTCGACGCGAGCGCCTCGATGCGGGGCGCGATGCGGACGGCGAAGGGCACGGTACTGAAACTGCTGGAGGACGCCTACCAGCAGCGCGACGAAGTCGGGTTCGTCGCCGTCGCCGGGGACGGCGCCGAGGTGGTCCTCCCGCCGACCGACAGCGTCACCCGCGCCGCTCGCCACCTCAAGGACCTCCCGACGGGCGACCGGACGCCGCTGCCGGACGGCCTGCGGACGGCGCGCACGGTCCTGGACCGTGCCGACCCGGAGGCGGCGGTGGTCGTGCTGGTCACCGATGGACGGGCCAACGTCGCCGACGGGAGTCCGACCGCCGAAACCCGTACGGCCGCCCGTGAACTTGCAGCCACCGACGCCGAGACCGTCGTCGTCGACGCCGGCGATGGAGCCCGCGCCGGGGTGACCGATCTCGTCTGTGAGACCCTCGACGCGACCCGGGTTCCACTCTCGGCGCTCTCGGCCGACCGCGTGGCTGACGCCGTTGGCCGCAACTGA
- a CDS encoding CbtB domain-containing protein, producing MATANTVHGRIESARPALTTPRVALGLALLAILGFTLLFVQEPLVHDSLHNARHAAGITCH from the coding sequence ATGGCGACAGCGAACACCGTTCACGGACGTATCGAATCGGCGCGGCCGGCGCTGACGACGCCACGGGTCGCGCTCGGACTCGCACTACTGGCGATTCTTGGCTTCACGCTCCTGTTCGTCCAGGAGCCGCTGGTCCACGACTCGCTTCACAACGCCCGGCACGCGGCCGGTATCACCTGCCACTGA
- a CDS encoding CbtA family protein: MLESYLVRGLKAGLVAGVALGLFVALLANPMIAAAEGLAGEGGGHSHADGGHADGGSGGHHAGEGGHSHGGDASGVLDVVPAPLISVVGGVFWGLLLGVVAFGLAFYFLEPAIPGTGATKSAVAAAVGFVTVSGAPWLVLPPQPPGVEQALSVDARLPIYAGMMLAGLTACLLAGYTYNRLRDDGRARALAGAAVPFALLVGLAIALPTNATTQSLPAAFVAAFRAQVLFGQLMVWGLLAGTHAWLADGDSDTTTTGPVDGIPSDPRPTSD, encoded by the coding sequence ATGCTCGAATCGTATCTGGTGCGGGGGCTGAAGGCCGGGCTTGTCGCCGGCGTGGCACTAGGACTGTTCGTCGCCCTCCTGGCGAACCCGATGATCGCCGCCGCGGAGGGACTGGCCGGCGAGGGCGGCGGCCACAGCCACGCCGACGGCGGCCACGCGGACGGCGGTTCCGGCGGGCACCACGCCGGCGAAGGCGGGCACAGTCACGGCGGGGACGCGTCGGGTGTTCTCGATGTCGTCCCCGCGCCCCTGATCAGCGTCGTCGGGGGCGTGTTCTGGGGCCTGCTACTCGGTGTCGTGGCCTTCGGGCTCGCCTTCTACTTCCTCGAACCGGCGATTCCCGGGACCGGGGCGACCAAGAGTGCCGTCGCGGCTGCCGTGGGCTTCGTCACCGTCTCGGGTGCGCCGTGGCTCGTCCTGCCGCCCCAGCCGCCAGGGGTCGAGCAGGCACTGTCCGTGGACGCTCGGCTCCCCATCTACGCGGGCATGATGCTGGCCGGTCTCACGGCGTGTCTGCTCGCCGGATACACCTACAACCGGCTCCGTGATGACGGACGCGCCCGTGCGCTGGCCGGAGCCGCGGTCCCGTTCGCATTACTCGTGGGTCTCGCGATCGCTCTGCCGACGAACGCGACCACGCAGTCGCTCCCGGCCGCGTTCGTCGCCGCCTTCCGCGCACAGGTCCTGTTCGGTCAGTTGATGGTCTGGGGACTGCTGGCCGGCACCCACGCGTGGCTCGCGGACGGAGATTCCGACACCACCACCACTGGCCCGGTCGATGGGATTCCGTCCGATCCTCGACCTACCTCGGACTGA